The sequence below is a genomic window from Ottowia sp. SB7-C50.
CTGGAAGTGCTGTTCAACATGCAGACCGTGTACGGCGACCCGCGCTATCGCCCCAGCCCGTGGCTGCGCCGGCGCGGCGCCATCGGGCTGAGCCTGATGCATGAAGAGGAGTGACGCCCTGAGTCGCTGGGCGCCTCCCCAAGCGGGAAAGACGCCAGCGCCCGGGCCAGGCCTGCTCCGTCGCCCCTGACTGGCGCATCAGCCAGAAAATGGCGTTTTGCGCATAATGGATAAGCGCAGTGCGCTATTCAAACAGTAGCAATCAGGAGTCCGCATGACCACACCCCAAGACGGCGACTTCAAGGCCCCCGCAGGCTCCGGCCAGCCGCCCGCCGCGGCGCCCCAGGGCATCATCGCCGACCCCAACGCCCTGCTGCAGGCCGAGATCGACCGCGTCGTGCTCGAACAGACCGGGCGCAGCGCCGAAGAATTGCGCGAGCTGGAAGCCATGGAGCAATTGCCGCCGCTCAGCGACGAGGAGCTCGCCCGCCAGGCCGAGGCCGACCCCGGCGCCGACGGCGATCCGTCCACCCCCGAATAAGCCCCGACCCGCCATGGCCGCCGAACTGCGCAGCACCTTTGAAGGCAGCACCATGGTGCTGACCATCAGCAACCCCGAGCATCGCAACGCGCTCAGCCCCGAGATGTACGCCGCGGGCGTCGAGGCGCTGAACGTTGCCGAGACCAACCCCGACGTGCGCTGCGTGGTGCTGACGGGCGAAGGCGAAGTCTTCTGCGCCGGCGGCAATCTGCAGCGCCTGCTGGGCAACCGCCAGAAACCGCCGCAGGTGCAGGCGCAGAGCATCGAGCAGCTGCACAGCTGGGTCGAGGCGATCCGCGCCTTTCCCAAGCCCATCATCGCGGCCGTGGAAGGGCCGGCGGCCGGGGCGGGCTTTTCGCTGGCGCTGGCGTGCGACCTGATCGTGGCGGCGCGCAATGCGGTGTTCGTCATGGCCTACAGCTCGGTGGCCCTGTCGCCCGACGGCGGCGGCAGCTGGAGCCTGTCGCACCTGCTGCCGCGCCAGCTGGTGAACGAGCTGCTGATGGGCGGCGAGCGCATCGGCGCCCAGCGGCTGCATGAACTGGGCGTGGTCAACCGCCTGTGCGACGCCGGCCAGGCGCTGGGCACGGCGTTTGAATGGTCGGGCAAGCTGGCCGCGCGCGCGCCCAACGTGATGGCCAGCATCAAGGAGCTGGTGGGCGACGCCGCCAGCCGCACGCTGCCCGAACAGCTGGCCGCCGAGCGCGACCATTTCGTGAAAAACCTGCACCATCCGAACGGCGGCATCGGCATCTCCGCTTTTCTAAACAAGCAGACCCCGCGCTACGAGTGACAGCGCGCTGCGCCGCGCCCTGGCCCCAGGGCGTGTGCGCCCATGCGGCACGCGCACGCGCGCACGGCCGTCCCCCGAGCGACAATCCCCACTGCGCAAGTCACTCACACGACAGAACATGGACGACCCCATCCTTACGATGGAAGAACGCACGGCGATCAACAGTGGTCGCTGGTTTTCTTCTCTTTCACCTTCGCTGCGACACGACATCCTCCGATGCGCCCACGTCAAACGCTATCAGGACGGCGATCTCATCAGCAGCCGGGGCGATCCGGCCGAGCAATGGATCGCCTGTGCGCGCGGCTCGGTGCGGGTGTGCTCGACCACGCTGACGGGCAAGCAGATCACGCTGACCTATGTCGAGCCGGGCATCTGGTTCGGCGATGTGGCGCTGTTCGACGGCGACCGGCGCACGCACGACGCTTATGCGCACGGCCCGACCACCATCGTGGTCATCTCGCGCACGGACTTCCAGAAAATCCTGACCCATCACCCCGAGTTGTACGAGGCGCTGCTGAAGCTGCACGCGCGGCGCATCCGTCTGCTGTTCGGCCAGGTGGAAGACCTGAATACGCTGCCGCTGCGCGCGCGGCTGGCCAAGCAGCTGGGGCACCTGCTGCGCAGCTATGGCACGCCGACGGGCACGGGCGACGACGAGGTGCGCATCACCCTGCAACTGGCGCAGGAAGAGCTGGCGCAACTGCTGGGGGCCTCGCGCCAGCGCGTCAACCAGGAACTCAAGACCATGGAACGCGAGGGCGTGCTGCGCATCGAGCCCAGCGGGCTGGTGGTGCGCGATCGTTCGGCGCTGCAGCGCATCGCCGTCGCGGAGGAATGACATGACCCAGACCGAACAATTCGTCGGCACGCGGCCGGTGTCCGAGGCACATGCCTTCGACGTGCAGGCGCTTTCCCAATGGCTTGCCGACCACCTGGACGGGTTCGAGGGTCCGCTGTCGGTCGAGATGTTCAAGGGCGGCCAGTCCAACCCCACCTACAAGCTGATCACGCCGCGCCAGAGCTACGTGATGCGCGCCAAGCCCGGCCCGGTGGCCAAGCTGCTGCCGTCGGCACACGCCATCGAGCGCGAGTTTGCCGTGATGAGCGGCCTGGCCGGCACCGACGTGCCCGTGGCGCGCATGCATGCGCTGTGCGAGGACGAATCCGTCATCGGCCGCGCGTTCTACGTGATGGAGTTCGTGCAGGGCCGCGTGCTGTGGGACCAGACCCTGCCCGGCATGACGCACGAGCAGCGCGGCGCCATCTACGACGAGATGAACCGCGTCATCGCCGCGCTGCACAAGGTCGACTACCAGGCGCGCGGCCTCGCGAGCTACGGCAAGCCGGGCAACTACTTCGAGCGCCAGATTGGCCGCTGGAGCAAGCAGTACCTGGCCAGCGTCACGCAGCCCATTCCCGAGATGGATCGCCTGATCGAATGGCTGCCCACGCACATTCCCGCCGCCGCCCGGGACGAAAGCCTGACGTCGATCGTCCACGGCGACTACCGGCTGGACAACATGATCTTCCACCCCACCGAGCCGCGCGTGCTGGCCGTGCTGGACTGGGAACTGTCCACGCTGGGCCATCCGCTGGCCGACTTCAGCTACCACTGCATGGCCTGGCACATCCCGCCGGGCGCGTTTCGCGGCATCGGCGGCGTGGACGTGCAAAGCCTGGGCATCCCGACCGAGGGCGAGTACATCCGCCGCTATTGCGAGCGCACCGGCTTTGCCACGCCCGAAGCGCTGGCACCGGACTGGAACTTCTATCTGGCCTACAACATGTTCCGCATCGCCGCCATTCTGCAAGGCATTGCCAAGCGGGTGGAAGCCGGCACCGCCAGCAGCGCGCAGGCCCGGGCCAGCGGCGCGGGCGCGCGCCCCATGGCCGAACTGGCCTGGGGATTTGCGCAAAAAGCATAGCAAGCTAGCCAGGCGCAGCAAGCGCCGGGCACCGTTTTATTCTGATTCGTAACGCCAAGGAGACACGATGGAATTCGACTACAGCCCCAAGGTCAAGGACATGCAGGCCCGGCTGCTGGCCTTCATGGACGAGCACGTGTACCCGAACGAGCGCGTGTTCTTCGAGGAAATCGCTGCCAACCGCGCCAAGGGCAACGCATGGGTGCCCACCAAGATCGTGGAAGAGATCAAGCCCAAGGCGCGCGCCGCCGGCCTGTGGAACCTGTTTCTGCCCAAGTCGCCGCGCGCGCCCGAGGGCCTCTCCAACCTGGAATACGCGCCGCTGTGCGAAATCATGGGCCGCGTGCCCTGGGCGCCCGAGGTGTTCAACTGCTCGGCGCCCGACACGGGCAACATGGAAACCATCGAGCGCTACGGCTCCGAGGCCAACAAGGACGAATGGCTGGAGCCGCTGCTCAAGGGCGAAATCCGCTCGGCCTTTTTGATGACCGAGCCGGCCGTGGCCTCGTCCGACGCCACCAACATTGAATGCAGCATGCGCCGTGAAGGCGATGAATACGTCATCAACGGCCGCAAGTGGTGGTCGTCGGGCGCGGGCGACCCGCGCTGCAAGGTCTACATCGTGATGGGCAAGACCGACCCCGAGGCGCCGCGCCATTCGCAGCAGTCCATGATCCTGGTGCCGGCCGATGCCAAGGGCGTCACCGTGGTGCGCCCCTTGAGCGTGTTCGGCTACGACGACGCACCGCACGGCCACATGGAAGTGGTGCTGAAAGACGTGCGCGTGCCGGTGGGCAACCTGCTGATGGGCGAAGGCCAGGGCTTTGCCATCGCGCAGGGCCGCCTCGGCCCAGGCCGCATCCACCACTGCATGCGCAGCATCGGCGCCGCCGAGCGCGCGCTGGAGCTGATGTGCAAGCGCCTGAACCAGCGCGTGGCCTTTGGCAAGCCCATCAGCACGCAAGGCGTGTGGCGCGAGCGCATTGCCGAGGCGCGCTGCATGATTGAACAGGCGCGCCTGCTCACGCTGAAGGCCGCCTACATGATGGACACCGTGGGCAACAAGGTGGCGCAGGCCGAGATCGCCATGATCAAGATCGTGGCGCCCAACATGGCCTGCCAGATCGTCGACTGGGCCATTCAGGCGCACGGCGGCGGCGGCGTGAGCGACGACTTCCCGCTGGCCTACGCCTACGCCCACCAGCGCACGCTGCGCCTGGCCGACGGGCCGGACGAAGTGCACCGCAACGCGCTGGCCAAGCTGGAACTGGCCAAGCACATGCTGAACCCGAAGGAAGTGGAAATGCCCATCACGCGCGGCAGTTGATGGCGCTGCGCTGTGGGCCCAATCGACCTGTGGCACTCGTCTTATCTGCGTAGCTTGCTATTTTTTTAGCAGCAAACACGACCCGCCACCCGGCGGGTTATTCTTTGGTGACGCCCAGACTGGGTTGCAGCGTGAACTGTGCAACCTCCCCCTCAAGGAGCCCGACATGATCGACGTCTATTCCTGGCCCACGCCCAACGGCCACAAGGTACACATCATGCTGGAGGAATGCGGCCTGCCCTGGCGCGTGCACGCGGTCGACATCGGCCAGGGCGATCAGTTCACACCCGACTTCCTGGCCATCAGCCCCAACAACAAGATCCCCGCCATCGTCGACCACGATGGGCCGGATGGCGCGCCGATCTCCCTCTTCGAATCCGGCGCCATCCTGCTTTACCTGGCGGGCAAGACCGGCCGCTTTCTGCCGGCCGACGTGCGCGGCAAGTACGACGCGCTGCAGTGGCTCATGTTCCAGATGGGCGGCGTCGGCCCCATGCTGGGCCAGGCGCACCACTTCCGTATCTACGCGCCTGAGCGCATCGACTACGCCGTCAACCGCTACACCAACGAAGCCAGGCGCCTGTACGGCGTGATGGACCGCCAGATAGCCCACACCGGCGCCTACATCGCCGGCGCTGAATACAGCGTGGCCGACATCGCCATCTACCCCTGGCTGCGCAGTTGGCAGAACCAGGGCATCGACTGGGCCGACCACCCGCACCTGAAAAGCTGGTTCGACCGCGTCGGCGACCGGCCCGCAGTGCAGAAAGGCGTGCAGGTTCTGGCGGATCGCCGCAAACCCACTCGCACCGACGCCGAAAAGGAAGTGCTGTTCGGCCAAACCCAGTACCAACGCCGCTGACGCCGCCACAGGTTAGAATTCGCCTTTCGTCGGAGCGTAGCGCAGCCTGGTAGCGCATCTGCTTTGGGAGCAGAGGGTCGCGAGTTCGAATCCCGCCGCTCCGACCATTTCATACACAATGAAGGCCCGCATCGTCGGGCCTTCATTCTTTCTGCCCGTAGCTCAACTGGATAGAGCAGCTGCCTTCTAAGCAGCAGGTCGGGGGTTCGAGTCCCTCCGGGCAGGCCATCCACACCCCGGTAGTGCACTGATCCCACATCAGTCACCACACGTTCATGCGTGGTCGCTGACGGCGTTACGCGCACACTGTATTTCAGTTTGATGACAGTCACATGTCCACGGTAGCAGCGAAAGCGCCGTTGCGCTAGGATGCCGCGCGTTTAGACGAGCCATTCAGCCTGTGCCGCGCGGTCCACGAATTGATCGCGCAGGCGCGGCCCGATGCGTGGGCCAACCCTGCGGCTCGCAACTGTCGCCGTATTCACACCATAGGACCTGCCGCCATGCGCGCCATCAAAGAAGCCCGTAAATACATCGAGCGCAAGCCCGACGACGCCCGCGCCAAGACACTCTCGCGTCTGGTGCTGGCGCTCGAATCCGAGGCCGATTTCCCCATCGCCGATCTCTACAAGCTGGACCTTGCCCGCTTCAAGCTGGCGCTTGAAATCCTGGACGAATGGCGCCTGGATCGTCACTACGCCAGCAAGGCGAAGTTGTTCGATGTCTCGCTGCAACTGGCGGTGCTGGGCCCTGTCGAGTCGACTGCGACGGACGATGCTGCCTCCAAAGGGGCAGGCGAAAGTGCCGACAAACCGGGCAAGCCGCCCAAGGACAAATAAGAAGGCGCGGTTAACCGATCACGGGCGTGCGTTGCCACGCGCGCATGGCGCATGCCGGTGTCGCCATCAAAACCGGTCGTGACCGGCCACCACGGCGCGCAGACACAGGTCATCGCCGACGGGCCGAACCTCGCGCCACTCCAGCGTCACCGCTTCGCTTAGCTGCGTGAACGGGCCCATCGCCGCGATGCCGGCCCCCTCACCCAACAGTTTCGGCGCTTGGTAGAGCAGCAACTCGTCGACCAGGCCCTCGCGCAGCAGCGACCCATTCAGTTTATGCCCCGCCTCGACATGCACTTCGTTGACTTCACGGCGGGCCAGATCCTTCAACATGGCCGCCAGGTCCACCTTGCCCTGCGGATTGGCCAGGGTGACGACTTCGGCGCCCAGCCCTTGCAGTGCCTGCCGGCGCGTTTCATCGTCCACCGCTGCATACACGTGGATGGGCCGCTGCACCGCCGACCACAAGCGTGCTGAGGGCGGCAGTTCGAGCCGGCTGTCGACCACCACCAGCGCAGGCTGGCGCGCCACCTGCGGCAAGCGCACGTTCAACAGCGGGTCGTCCTCCAGCACCGTGCCGATGCCGGTCAGCACCGCATCGGCACGCGCGCGCCATCGATGGCCATCCTCGCGCGCAGCTCCAGAGGTGATCCACTGACTCACACCGTTAGGCAGCGCCGTGCGCCCATCCAGCGAACTCGCCGCCTTCATGCGAACCCAGGGCGTGCCGCGCACCATGCGGCTGAAGAACCCCAGATTGAGCGCTCTCGCGGCTTCGGCGCCTGGGCCTACATCGACCACGACGCCGGCAGCACGCAACCTGGCAAATCCCTGCCCGGCGACCCGGGGGTTGGGGTCTTCGAGCGCTGCGACGACCCGCGCCACCCCGGCGGCAATCAAGGCATCGCAGCAGGGCCCGGTGCGTCCGTGGTGGGCGCACGGCTCCAGGGTGACATAAGCGGTCGCGCCATGCGTCGTATGGCCGCGCCGGGCAGCATCGCGCAGCGCCATCACTTCGGCATGCGGCTGGCCCACCGGCTGGGTGTGTCCCTCGCCAATCAAGGACCCATCCGCGCCGACCAGCACGCAGCCCACGGCCGGGTTGGGCGGACAGATCAGCCGCGCCTCTTCAGCCAGCGCCAAGGCGCGGGTCATGAGTTCCGTGTCGGCCAAATGGGGCGTCATGCCATTCAAGTCATCTGAAAGCAAAAAAGCCTGCTACTGTAAACGTAGCAGGCTTCGCTTGTCTGTGGCGGAGAAGGAGGGATTCGAACCCTCGATACGGTAAACCGTATACCGGATTTCGAGTCCGGCGCATTCGACCACTCTGCCACCTCTCCTAGGTTCGTGTGGAACCGCAAATTATATCAGCCGTCAGGCCGTCAGAATTTCCCTGCCGTCCAGGTAGGGCTGAAGTGCCTTGGGGATGGTGATCGAGCCATCGGCGTTCTGGTGGTTTTCCAGCACGGCCACCAGCGCGCGCCCGACCGCCAGTCCGCTGCCGTTGAGCGTGTGCACCAGTTCGTTCTTGCCTGCCGCCGTCTTGAAGCGGGCCTGCATGCGGCGCGACTGGAAGGCCTCGCAATTGCTGACCGACGAAATCTCGCGGTAGGTGTTCTGCGCCGGCACCCACACTTCCAGGTCGTAAGTCTTGGTCGCGCCGAACCCCATGTCGCCAGTGCACAGCAGCACCACGCGATACGGCAACTCAAGCTTCTGCAGCACGGCTTCGGCATGGCCCACCATTTCCTCCAGCGCCTCATAGCTCTTGTCGGGGTGGGTGATCTGCACCATCTCGACCTTGTCGAACTGGTGCTGGCGAATCATGCCGCGCGTGTCGCGGCCCGCGCTGCCGGCCTCTGAGCGAAAGCACGGGGTGTGCGCGGTCAGCTTGACGGGCAATTCGGCCTCGGCCAGTATTTCACCGCGCACCAGGTTGGTCAGCGACACTTCGGACGTGGGGATCAGGTACAGCGGGTCGCCTTCGCCTTCCTGGCCGCCCTTCTTGGCGGCAAACAGGTCGGCTTCGAACTTGGGCAACTGCCCCGTGCCGCGCAGCGTATCGGCGTTGACGATGTAGGGCGTGTAGCACTCGGTATAGCCGTGCTGACGGGTCTGCAGGTCCAGCATGAACTGCGCCAGCGCACGATGCAGCCGCGCCACCGGCCCGCGCATGAAGGAAAAACGCGTGCCGGCCAGCTTGACACCGGCCTCGAAATCCAGGCCCAGCGGCTCGCCCAACTCCACGTGGTCGCGGACAGGAAAGTCGAAGACGCGCGGCGCCAGTCCATGCGGCGCCCAGCGGCGCATCTCCTGGTTGGCGTGCTCGTCAGCGCCGACCGGCACGCTGTCGTGCGGCAGGTTGGGCACCGCCAGCAGCAGCGCCTGCATCTCGGCCTGCAGCGCGTCCAGCCGGGTGGCAGAAGCATCGAGCTCGTCCTTGATGCTGGCGACCTGCGCCATCAGCTCGTCCGCCGACTCGCCCTTGGCCTTGCGCTGGCCGATCTGCTTGCTGGCTGAGTTGCGCTGCGCCTGCAGTTCTTCGGTGCGGGTCTGCAATTGCTTGCGCTCGGATTCAAGCGCCTGGAACGCCGCTACGTCGAGAAATGGCTGCGGATTCTTGCGGGTTTGCAGGCGCGCGACAACGCCATCGAGATCTTTGCGGAGCAGGAGCGGATCAAGCATGTACCGATTGTAGGCGGCGCCAGCCGCACGGCCACCGGCCCGCCAATGATTGAAAATTAGGGCGCCAGCGCTTGTCTCATGAGCGCCCGAAGCTATAAAAACAATAGCTTCGTTGCTTCAACGCAAGTGCGCCAGCCTGTCCTCGGCCGCCCCGTCCAGCTTCAATCCCTTGGGCAGCGGAAATTTCACCGTTTCCTCGATGCCGTCGAGCGTGCGCACCGACATGGCGCCCAGCGCGCGCAGGCGCTCGATCACCTGGCGCACCAGCACGTCGGGCGCCGAAGCGCCCGCCGTCAGGCCGATGCGCGACTTGCCGTGCAGCCATTCGGGCTGGATCTCGTCGGCCCCGTCCACCATGTGGGCGTCCACCCCCAGCTTGCGCGCCACTTCGCGCAGGCGGTTGCTGTTGCTGCTGGTCGGGCTGCCGACGACGATGACCACGTCCACCTCGCGCGACAGCAGCTTGACGGCGTCCTGCCGGTTCTGCGTGGCGTAGCAGATGTCCTGCTGCTTCGGCTCGCGGATGGCCGGAAAGCGCGCCCGCACGGCGGCGGTGATTTCGGCCGCGTCGTCCACGCTCAGCGTGGTCTGCGTCACCACGGCCAGCTTGTCGGTCTGCAGCGGCTGGATGCGGGCCACGTCAGCCACGTCTTCCACCAGGTGAATGCCGCTGTCGAGCTGGCCCATGGTGCCCTCGACCTCGGGGTGGCCCTTGTGGCCGATCATGACGAATTCGTAGCCTTCGCGGTGCAGCTTGGCCACTTCGACGTGCACCTTGCTGACCAGCGGGCAGGTGGCGTCGAACACGCGAAAGCCGCGCCGTTCGGCCTCGCGCTCGACCGACTTGGGCACACCGTGGGCACTGAACACCAGCGTGGCGCCCGGCGGCACGTCGGCCAGGTCTTCGATGAAGATCGCGCCCTTGGCCTTGAGGTCTTTCACCACGTAGGTGTTGTGCACGATTTCGTGCCGCACATAGATCGGCGCGCCAAATTTGGTCAACGCGCGCTCGACGATCTCGATGGCGCGGTCGACACCGGCGCAGAAGCCGCGCGGTTCGGCCAGCAGGATGTCGCTCATCACAGCACTCCGATGATCTCGACCTCGAAGGTCACGGGCTGGCCGGCCAGCGGGTGGTTGAAGTCGAGCTTCAGCGCCCCGTCTTCGCGCAAGGCCTGCACCACGGCGGCAAACTGGCCCTGGCCGTCCGGCGTGGGCAGGTGGATGACTTCACCGACGTCATACCGCTCCTGCGGATCGCCCATGCTGTCCAGCTCCTTGCGTGCCAGCCACTGCACCATGTCGGGGTTGCGCTCGCCAAAGGCGACGCCGGACGGCAGATCGAATGTGGCGTGCGCGCCCTCGGCCAGGCCGAGCAGGCGCTCTTCGACCGCCGGCGACAGCTCGCCCGCGCCCAGCGACAGCGTGGCCGGCTGGCCGCCAAAGGTGTTGACGATGTCGCCCTGCGGTCCGGCCAGGCGGTAGTGCAGGGTCAGAAAAGAATCGGGTTGGACGTGGGCCATGGTGTTCGGTCGAATAGCGGATTCTAGGAAACCCGCTATGGCCCCGCCGACCGGGGGGGCATGGGCGCGCCACGCGGGCGCGGCGCGGCCCCACATGCCCGGCGTTCTAGTTCCGTCGCGGGAACGGCACGTCCCGCCGATCCCGCCATTCACGCGACGTGACGGCGCGGCCGGGATAATCGGCACAACGATTGTAGAAAGCCCGTTGCGTGAACCTGAAAGCCCTGCCGCCCGACGCCCGCCCGCGCGAGAAGCTGCTGGCGCGCGGCGCTGCTGCACTCAGCGATGCCGAGCTGCTGGCGCTGTTGCTGCGCACCGGCACGGCCGGTCGCGGCGTGCTGCAGATGGCGCAGGAAGTGCTGGACGCGTTTGGCGGCCTGGCCGGCCTGCTGCACGCCGGTGCGGACGACCTCAAGCGCATCAAGGGCCTGGGCGGCAGCGCCAAGCGCGCCGAGCTGGTGGCCGTGCTGGAGCTGGCGCGCCGCGCGCTGGCCGAGCAGCTGCGGGAGCGCGCGGTGTTCGATTCGTCCGCCGCGGTGAAGGACTACCTGCAGCTGCAGCTGGCCGCGCGCCCGCATGAAGTGTTCGCCGTGCTGTTTCTGGACGCGCAGCACCGGATGATCGCGCTGGAAGAGCTGTTTCGCGGCACGCTGACGCAGACCAGCGTGTACCCGCGCGAGGTGGCGCTGCGGGCGCTGCACCACCACGCCGCCGCCGTGGTGCTGGCGCACAACCACCCGAGCGGCGGCGTGCAGCCCAGCCGCGCCGACGAAGCGCTGACGCAGAGCCTGAAGTCGGCGCTGGCGCTGATCGACGTGCGGGTGATCGACCACGTGATCGTCGCGCCCGGCCAGGCGCTGTCGATGGCGGAAAAGGGCTTGGTATGACCTGCGACCCTGAGTGGACATGAAGGCCAAGTCTTTCCAGGAGCTGAAGGCCATCCGCGCGCGGTTGGCCGAGGCCGAGGCGCGCGCCGCCCAGCAAGCCGCGGCCCGCGCCGCCGCCGCGAAGAAGGCACAGGCCGACCAGAACCTGTTCGCCCGCGCCATCGGCGCCACGCAACCGCTGCGCGCACATGGCCGCGTGGTGCATGCGCCCTCGCCCACGCCGCCCGAGCCACGCCAGCGCGCGCTGGACGAACGTGCCGTACTGCGCGAAGCCATCTCCGACGAGTTCGACGCCAGCACATTGCTGGAGGTGGACGAACACCTGAGCTTCCGCCGCCCCGGCATCGGCCCCGATGTGGCGGCACGGCTGCGGCGCGGCCACTGGGCGGTGCAGGGCCAGATCGATCTGCACGGCCTGCGCACCGACGAGGCGCGCGAAGCACTCGGCGCCTTTCTGCGCGACGCGCAGCGCGCCGGCCTGCGCTGCGTGCGCGTGGTGCATGGCAAGGGCCTGGGCTCGCCCGGCCGGGCGCCGGTGCTCAAGGCCAAGGTGCATGGCTGGCTGGTGCAAAAGCAGGAAGTGCTGGCCTTCGTGCAGGCCAAGCCGCTGGAAGGCGGCGCGGGCGCCTTGCTGGTGTTGCTGGCAGGCGCGGGCACTCGGTCCTGAGGTCTTCGGCGCCATCGCTTTCAGCCACCTGCGCGGGCAGGCGTGGCACGCCCCATCAGCGCGCCGGCTGGGCCTCGCGCGACGCCTGCACCGCTCGCCAGGCCAGCAGGGCCAGCGCCAGCATCGCCGGCGCGGCCAGCGCCGCAAAGGCCACGCGGTAGCTGCCCGACGCGCTGGCCAGCGCGCCGAACGCGGGCGAGCCGCACACCACGCCCATGAAGGTGAACATCAGCGTGCCGCCCGTCGCCGTGCTGGCCTGCCCCGGCGGCGCCTGGCGCGCCACCGTGGCCAGGTACACGCCGTTCCAGCCGATGGCCGACGCGCCCAGCAGCGCCACCACGGCCCAGATCAGCGCCGTCGGCCACGCCGGCTGCAGGCCCGCGGTGAGCAGGCTGCCGACGATCATCAGCGTCGCCAGCAGCATCAGCGTGTTGCGCGGGCCCAGCCCCCGGTCGGCCACCGCGCCCCGAGGCGATGCGACCCACCACGCCGGCCAGCTGCGACACCGACAGCGCCGCGCCAGCGGCCAGCAGCGTCATGCCCAGCGACTCGTGCAGGTAGGTCACCATGTACGCCGTCACCGACACCTGCACCGCCGAAAACAGGAACGAGCACGCCGCCAGCACCGCCAGCGAGCGGTGCCCCAGCACCATGCCCACCGGCTTGAACAGCGCCGCCAGCGCCAACGGCTGATCGGGCTGGCGGTCGGCATCGAGCGGCGCACGCAGCGGCTGCGACGCCACCGCGCACAGCAGGCAGGCAGCGGCGACCACCGCCAGCGCGCCCTGCCAGCCCACCCACAGCGACAAGCCCGGCACCAGCGCACCGGCCAGCATGCCGCCCGCGGGCACGCCGGTCTGCTTGACGGAAAACACCAGCGCCATGCGATGCGCCGGCGTGGTCAGCACCAGCAGGTGCGAGCTGGCGGGCGTGATCGGCCCGTAGCCGGCGCCAATGAACAGCGCACCCAGGGCCACCGCGGGCCACCACGGCAGCGCGCACAGCAGCAGCCCCACCGTGCAGCACAGCAGGCCGACCTGGCTGACGCGGATCGCGCCCCAGCGCCGGACCAGCGTGCCGCCCACCAGGCTCGACAGCATGGCCGCCAGGTAGCACAGCCCCACGTACACACCGACCAGCGCTGCCGGCACGCCCAGCCCGCGCGCCACCGTGGGCGCCATGGCGGGCAGCGTCAGCAAGGCCATCGACACCATGGCCTGGATCGCCGTGGTGATGCCCAGGCTCCACCAGCCGCTGGGCGCGCCGGGCGCCAGCCCGGGCGGTGACGTCATGAATGGCCCCGACGCGAAGCCAGCAACTCAGCCACCCCGGTTCCTCATCCAGTCGGCGGTCTGGAAGAAGCTGCGGTTCAGCCGCTCGCGCAGCGCCGGGTCCACGCCGGTTTCGTGCATGGCCTGGTCCATGCAGGCCAGCCATTCGTCGCGCTCCTGGATGCCGATGGAAAACGGCAGGTGGCGCATGCGCAGACGCGGGTGGCCGAAGCGCTCGACGTAGTAATCGGGCCCACCCAGCCAGCCGCACAGAAACCAGAACAGCTTCTGCCGCGCGTCGTCCAGCGTGCTGCCGTGCGTGCCGCGCACGGCAGCGTAGCCGGGCTCCAGATCCATCAGGTCGTAAAAGCGCTCGACCAGCGCGCGCACGGCCGGTTCGCCGCCCAGGCGCTCGAACGGAGTGACGGACTCGGTTTCTTGATTCAATTCGGGCTCCTGCCCTTGTTCAAAGCCAGTTTTTAGCTACGCAATTTATAGCATT
It includes:
- the serS gene encoding serine--tRNA ligase gives rise to the protein MQTRKNPQPFLDVAAFQALESERKQLQTRTEELQAQRNSASKQIGQRKAKGESADELMAQVASIKDELDASATRLDALQAEMQALLLAVPNLPHDSVPVGADEHANQEMRRWAPHGLAPRVFDFPVRDHVELGEPLGLDFEAGVKLAGTRFSFMRGPVARLHRALAQFMLDLQTRQHGYTECYTPYIVNADTLRGTGQLPKFEADLFAAKKGGQEGEGDPLYLIPTSEVSLTNLVRGEILAEAELPVKLTAHTPCFRSEAGSAGRDTRGMIRQHQFDKVEMVQITHPDKSYEALEEMVGHAEAVLQKLELPYRVVLLCTGDMGFGATKTYDLEVWVPAQNTYREISSVSNCEAFQSRRMQARFKTAAGKNELVHTLNGSGLAVGRALVAVLENHQNADGSITIPKALQPYLDGREILTA
- the ispH gene encoding 4-hydroxy-3-methylbut-2-enyl diphosphate reductase, yielding MSDILLAEPRGFCAGVDRAIEIVERALTKFGAPIYVRHEIVHNTYVVKDLKAKGAIFIEDLADVPPGATLVFSAHGVPKSVEREAERRGFRVFDATCPLVSKVHVEVAKLHREGYEFVMIGHKGHPEVEGTMGQLDSGIHLVEDVADVARIQPLQTDKLAVVTQTTLSVDDAAEITAAVRARFPAIREPKQQDICYATQNRQDAVKLLSREVDVVIVVGSPTSSNSNRLREVARKLGVDAHMVDGADEIQPEWLHGKSRIGLTAGASAPDVLVRQVIERLRALGAMSVRTLDGIEETVKFPLPKGLKLDGAAEDRLAHLR
- a CDS encoding FKBP-type peptidyl-prolyl cis-trans isomerase, giving the protein MAHVQPDSFLTLHYRLAGPQGDIVNTFGGQPATLSLGAGELSPAVEERLLGLAEGAHATFDLPSGVAFGERNPDMVQWLARKELDSMGDPQERYDVGEVIHLPTPDGQGQFAAVVQALREDGALKLDFNHPLAGQPVTFEVEIIGVL
- the radC gene encoding RadC family protein; translation: MNLKALPPDARPREKLLARGAAALSDAELLALLLRTGTAGRGVLQMAQEVLDAFGGLAGLLHAGADDLKRIKGLGGSAKRAELVAVLELARRALAEQLRERAVFDSSAAVKDYLQLQLAARPHEVFAVLFLDAQHRMIALEELFRGTLTQTSVYPREVALRALHHHAAAVVLAHNHPSGGVQPSRADEALTQSLKSALALIDVRVIDHVIVAPGQALSMAEKGLV
- a CDS encoding Smr/MutS family protein, producing the protein MKAKSFQELKAIRARLAEAEARAAQQAAARAAAAKKAQADQNLFARAIGATQPLRAHGRVVHAPSPTPPEPRQRALDERAVLREAISDEFDASTLLEVDEHLSFRRPGIGPDVAARLRRGHWAVQGQIDLHGLRTDEAREALGAFLRDAQRAGLRCVRVVHGKGLGSPGRAPVLKAKVHGWLVQKQEVLAFVQAKPLEGGAGALLVLLAGAGTRS
- a CDS encoding MFS transporter; its protein translation is MADRGLGPRNTLMLLATLMIVGSLLTAGLQPAWPTALIWAVVALLGASAIGWNGVYLATVARQAPPGQASTATGGTLMFTFMGVVCGSPAFGALASASGSYRVAFAALAAPAMLALALLAWRAVQASREAQPAR
- a CDS encoding group II truncated hemoglobin; protein product: MNQETESVTPFERLGGEPAVRALVERFYDLMDLEPGYAAVRGTHGSTLDDARQKLFWFLCGWLGGPDYYVERFGHPRLRMRHLPFSIGIQERDEWLACMDQAMHETGVDPALRERLNRSFFQTADWMRNRGG